The genomic DNA TATGTATTACTTTGCAATAACTTTGTGTTTTCATCGCACCAAGGTTTTTATCAGCTAAGATAACTGGATTTGTATACTACCTTGGAGTATACCAACTTCTTTCCCAAGTTTGACGTTaacaaccttttcttttttcattgtttacatCATAGATGTTTGTGAGGCTGTTTGTGGATGAAAACCTTGACAGACTTGTTCCAATCTCCAAGCAACCCAAGGAGAAAATTTTAGCCATCATTCAGTCCTGCAACAGACAATTTCCAGAGTTCAGAGACAGAGCAAGAAAGCGAATAAGAACCTACTTGAAGTCATGCAGACGTCTAAAGAAGTTAAAGGAACCACTCAAACGAGCTGCAGACCAGATGGTATGTAAAAGTGAAACCAGATCTGGAGCTTCATCTGTGCATCTTGAAAAGTCGAATctagatttttcaaattttatttctaatccCTATCTTCAACCATACTTGTTCCTTCTTGGTTGATCTTGCGTTCTTGGTTTCATTCTTTCCTGCTGAAGGTATATTTTGTAGCTTTCCTGGTTTCCATTCTTTTCTTTGGAAATATCAGCCTGTCATTGTCTTTGACAAGAATTTTTTCACTTAGATGATCACACAACACAGTCAATGGTATATGCTGGAATAGTAATTTGAATGATagaaaaaatgctttaaaagaatttttataattgaaaataaatagtgaaaacaattttaccaGCGAAATTTTCCTAGAGGCCTTTGCTCATTACattacttttttgttctcacAGAGTTCAAACCCCAATATGTCAGCAGCTCAGATGGCTGAGGTGAATGTAAGTTTGCTGAATAACTTTAGTCAAAGTTTTTTAGGGCACAGAGAGAGGCATTAACCATTAGGCATgaatataaaacaaagaaaaaaatctgagtcctcATTCGGGTACCCCAGTTCTGATTGTGTAGTCTGATCAGGGTTGCTAGTGAATGgaataattattcaaacttcactggaaaaattatttcaataataTATTTTCTATGACAAATATTGTTCACATGCATTTTTTTGCTAGTCATTATACTTTTTTTGACATATACCATATACCACTGACTGTGCAGTGTGATCACCCAGGTAGAAAAAAGTTATAGGCAATGACAGTGGCCACtttatattttcaagaaataaaCAGAAGCTGTTaacatcattgtcatcatcaccaTGTTGTCACCAACAAAAATACTGTTTGGGACTACATTCACCTGGAAGATCACATGAAATGATTGTCATTCCTGAGTTCAAATTCTCTGACTCTATATACCATTATGTAATTCGTGTGCAACATATTGCTGAAGTTACTTATTTAGGACAGGGTAGGAAGGGTATTTCATTTGTATTTACAAAGAGAGGTGGTCAATTTTGAGCTATGTAAATTAAATAAGATGGTAAACATTTGTCACAAGTGTTGACTGTAGGAAAAATCGGAGTTTTCTTTGATGATTTGAACCTAAGTTAAGTCTAGGTGATGTTGTGCTTTAACTTGTACATTGATCTCTTTGTTCGTAGAATATCCTGGCGTCAGCTTGTGCTAATGAGCAAGAGAATGCAAGACTTGTTACTGCTGATGGTGATGCAACTGGTAATACAGGAAGTGTTCCTTCATCTTCCCCTGCATCATCCCACATTGCACAGAATAGCACTTCTAACTCAAGAACTAATGACAGGCCTGCAGGTATGGAGATCAAATCCAAGAGGTTACTAGACTTCTATGATATTGTCACGCACAAATAGATAGACTATTAAACAAGCTTAAACAATCAGTAAAATTCATTTGATGAGGAGAAAGGTAGCagtattgaattaaaaaatatatgtacCATAAATtagtttaagaaaatttgagtGGAAATCAGTAGAAGACCTTTCACTTAATATTTAACAAAGCCATTTTAGTTAAACCACCAAGGATATTATTGGTTTGTAAAGTCACTTgattaaaattgtgaaataccTGCAGGTACCAAGGTACGTAGGTTTTTTTCTCAATGAACCCAACTGGGGagatgtaactttttttttattttttttaattaataatattgTGTCTTTGCAGAAAATGGTGGGCCAACCCTCCCCAAGCCCAAAGTACTGACACAGTGTCAGATTAGTGCCACAGAAGTTCAAGCCATCCGCCAACTGATAGCTGGATACAGGGAGTCAGCAGCCTTCCTCTACCGCTCTGCAGATGAGTTGGAGGCTTTGCTGCCTCCTTTGTAAATTAACACCAGTGTTTGGTGAAAATTTAATGATATGCAAATGAGATAAAAGGTATTTAATAACTGTATGTAGACTGAACTTTAAATTATGGTCAGAGAGAGTAAATTGAAAGTAATGGcaagttatatttatttctttccttttgtttattcAATAATATGGCTTATTTAGATTACGTTTCATATATATTTGAAAGCCAAAAATTGGGAatgacttgtttgtttgttaattgaAGTTCATTCACTTTGTACAAGATCCTCatatttttttgtactttaatttgttttttgagGATCAAAGATGGacttggattttttttgttgttaacattTTGTAGAAGTTTATAAAACAAGTCACTAATAATGTTAttgataaattaaattattcatttgttatttattttgacTTCCCATTTCTCATAAAATAAGGACCTGCTTCTGTTCAGcaatgttaagcaattttcaaatattttaacctGTCACAGATAGGAGTGATCAGTACTTCAATTCTCCTTGAAATTTTGATACATAGTTTTATAGACCAATGATAAGAATTCAGGAAAATTATTAACAAGGGGATAATATTTGAATTGATTTGCGAGTCTAGCCAGCCTAAGGTGGAAGCTGGGAGATTAAGCTTCCAGAACcttagtcaattttttttctgggtttTTGGCTTTATCTTCAAGTTATGCATAGACAAGTCTTTGTTTGGGTGATCCTTCAAAAGCCATGCGATAGGATGGTGCTATTACTCGGttaaatttcatcttctttgccTAAATATGTAGACATGTCCATAAGTAGTTACATGTCTACTCTGTGGTGCATAGTCATGTAGTGTATGGCAAGTGTAGATGATGTAGTCCCTAGTTGAATAATCGGACATTAAGAGTTCTTGAAATATTTATAGGGAGGATTAAAACACCATACAAAGTATTGAACATTCAGGATTAgatatttagtttttaatacACTGGTATTAATTGTTCTGAAGCATAATTTGCACTTGATCTTCATGCAAACTGCATACAGGtgatatttaaccctttaacccctaagagtgagtagcatctaatttctccatataaTATCACCCCctaatcaaacattagggtcatgagaataaatgaaatgatcaccaactaaagacgcTCTACATTgctaaccaaattctccttgtcagcaccttaagaaatggttagagaacagtatggagaatatacatactgatgttaaggtttAAAGGGTAAAGGAATTCCTTATGCCATGTTGAGAAATGTATGACATGTTAGAAAATTTTTATCGTATACTTTCTAGATATGTTTGAATTGTCAAGGTTGAGAATATTTTTGTAGTGTGCATCTGATATCTTTTTTAACAGTGTCAGAAAATGAATTCTCTTAAGTGTCACAATGAAGGTCATTAGTTTTCTGTCAGGGAGAATTTGGTCACTGATCACATTTCTTGGCATTACAGTCATAACTTCTGTTGTCAAAGTTCAAAATAAATCGTCCATTGTGTCTTCTGGAATGCTTGTGTGAATTGAAGGGATTACTCATAATACACTTAGTGAAAAATATTCACTTACCACTCTTCATAAGAAAATCCGAACAATTTACATCACTCAAAAGGTGACACGTTAccttcggttttttttttagttcattaCTGGGAAAGGATAATACAGTGTTGATGCCTCTTAATTTAACAACTAGTTTTGTGTAGCCAGCTCGGATTCCTAAGTAACTGTTGTTCTTACTTTACTGAGACTTTACTATTCTCTAGACCAAGAAAGAGTATTTCTAATTAAATTAGGGTAATTAATGCCTTAATATTGTTCAATGACCAATTTAAAGAGGTTTTCAGGATATGTGTATTTCAATGTGTGATAGTTGTATAaaattattgctattattaacATTAAGTTATTCTTTgttaaattatcttgaaatcttGTTATGTAGAATTTCAGAGGTCATTAAATTTTTGACAGTTGGTGCTTGTTGTTCTCGGAATGTTTGCTGATTACAGAATAACATTcctttgttatctttttttgtgtttttgttctttgaatcTAGGCCTGCACTTGAGGGTTGTGATTAAGAGCCTAACTTTTTGATTCCCAACatctgatttattttgttttggcaGCCATAAGTTTGTGTGTCAATTGGTTGAAAGAATCTGTTTCTACGTTAACAGAATACCCCATAGTTGATTAGTTTAGTCATATCATAACTGACGTGTTGTACAATGTGTGCTAATATATGTGAATCACCTCTGAGAAATGAATGGTTGAAACCCCTTAAATACGTTTCTAAAAAAGGGTAGCATAGGGGGTTTCTGATCCCTTTCACGCACAAATTCTAGGCAAAAGCAGGCTCAGCTAGCCCTCAAAAAGAGATTTCAAGTAGTCACAGGATCAAAAAACGCGCAGCTTTTTTGAGCTAACATGATGAAGCGCTGCCTTCAAAAGGCACCCGACCAAGAAAGCGGATCCTTTTCCGAACCGATTTTTGGATTTTGGAGATCTATGTTTTTCACTGTAATTGGCATCTCGAAGTTACCGTTACTGCAAAGTTTACCGGGGCGCTCTTCCAAGTAATAGGGAAAATACGGCGCACTTGTATCAAGTGTTGACGTCATAGCGAATTTGGACCTGCTAgatgggaggggagggagaagGATTTTTTATGTCTTTTGGATAGTTTCAAAGGTTTGTGTGGTCTTATGGTGCATCTGAACTTTAAACCGGCATTTTTCAAGCACACAAATAGATTGAAGTATTAACTCTTCTCACATTatatatactttatttattttagagGCGTTGTCATAATTTCCAATTATTGGAAGCAGTTGACAAGAAAATGATTGTCAGCAAGAAGGGAGAAATGCGAAGAAGATCTTGAGAGTTACTGAAAGGGTGTCTGTCAGTCACTGTTTGAATTACTTATCCTTCTTGGGAGGCCAAAAAATCCCAGATTCCTTCTCCCACCGTCTGTGGTTTTAAACACGTACGACCGTGACTCAAGCGAACGCGTCAGCTACAGAAATAGCGCAATTTCCAGAGTAAATCCCTGACTAGGAACTCAAGATACTCATGTACATGCGTGTGTATTAAGGATCGTCCCTGAGATCGTTCTATCTGCACACCCCATGTACCTATACCCCACCCCCTTTGACCAGCTCCCAAGGCGAATACCTTTTGACGCCATCCAAAATACTTTCATTGTTACAAAAAAGTACCGTTCCCTTTTGAGTCGAGTCTTCGTCGACAAAGTGGGTGGTTGTTTGAACTGTGAATGACTTGCATAAAGATTTGGCATTACGATGGATTACGTCACGTCTACATCTGCGCCTTTAGGTCCCAATGAAATATTAACCCAGTGAATGTCTATGAAACTACGTATTAAATGCGGACTTATTATTCAGCCAGTGgttgtgtttgaaataaaaggGGCGCTATTAGTCAACCGTATTTCGCAAGCGAGGAACTTTTAGGTATTTCGTTGTTGTCCGGCTAATAACACCGAACTGAAGACCTTTGATTCTGTTTTCATCTCGTATAGGAGTGATAAATGCATCTCCTCTAGCGTCGCACCAGTTAATTCCCACCCCCCTGTAGTTTGTTTGGCTTGGGAAAAAGCTCGTAACTTTTACCTCCCTCGTCGCCAGTATTGTGAAATAAGAGCGCCAACCATTCTACCTTGCCAACTACAAAGTTACTGGAAACAAAACCTTCGAGCCTTTTGGCTgggaaatatttcagaaatGATGAAACGATTAATCTTCACAAAATTAGCACATTTTACACACCTTTTGACGAGTTGATAATGGAACATTGTGAATGTGTCCAACGCGTAATCAGAAGCAAGGATgtgttttcaatttcagtcaTGGTCATTGAGTACCAGATCCCTTCACTTTCCTATCACTTCGAAAAACTGAAGAAGTCACAATCTGATTGCATGAGCCTGAAATTAACAGCATCCATAGATGttcacattaattttgtttaaaagtttcTTGTTTCACCCAAAATTTGCCTTTGAAATTCTGGAGAAGCAACAGAAAGCTACATTGAAGAGCACGTGAAGTTTGAAATTCGTCGGCGTTTTGCCgggtaacaaaaaaaacaaaacaaaacaaaaacagctaGTCGGCATCTTCTGTATCCCACGGAGTTGCGGATTTGGCTGTTTGGAATTCGCACGTATCtgttaaatttttggaaaataacTCTTCGCCATTTTTATCCCCTCGTGTTTGTTAGTGTGACTTAATTTTCCGATCGTTTACAGAGTGAGCATTTATCCGAGTGGAATGATTGCTTTTACAGCCCTCGACATGTTTATAAAACCTTAAAAGCTCGTTAGAAATGTGTGAAACACGTTAAGGTATGCCCCGCCTACTATGTGGAATAAATCAGTAACCATTCCCTCACGCAACCTACGATTGAAATAAAGAAgtaagaaaagggaaaaaaaagggacatTGCGTGCGTTCAAGTAATGTTCATGATGCTATTTGGAACAGCACGCCAGATGCATCATTTTCCGTTTTGTGTTACTCTACGGATTTCCAGCTTGATAACCTTTCGATATAAAAGGAAATATAGATGATGTGGTTTCCTCTTCAATGTACTGTAATTGTTGCGGTTTTTTTACAGTCACTAAGCGTTTGGAAAAGAGTACAAAGCTGCCTTGCAGATCGCGGGGCTGTCTGTAGCCGAGATGGCAATCTGTCGACCCCCTGGAAAATCGGAGATAACTAAATTAGTTTGTATTGCTTGCCGCTGATAAATCAAGCGTCAACTCATGATTGCCACCCACCTATGAATGACATAGACTGTTCTCAGGAAGTGAGCTCATAGCCCAAAACTAACCAAAAGAGACCGAGCCGAGATTAACTCTCAacttaattcttttgttttaattaatgacagatttaaaaatttttaataccCAAGAAAACTCCCTTGTTCGAGTTCCAATGAAGCGCAACACAGAAAGCTAGTTGTATAAGCTCGTGTCTGATGAAATAGCGTTACTTTGTCACGCAATCTAGTATCCGGATTTTTCGATGTTTCATTTCATGTGATGATCTTGTCtcaattacattaattttttccttttttcggttAAGAAAGTGATACTTTAATGATTTTATGCCCACAAGAGTTCGCAAACATCCGAtcataaacaaacaatttataCGCCTTTCTGCTCAGTTctcttttttctcaaaacagGAATGATTGATAATACTCAGCCAACGAGGCCACCAAGAAACCACTGAGACAAATCGCATTTTGTTTGGCACGTGGGATGAGATCCGTAATCTTTGTTTAGGGATTCCGCTTTCCCCTGCGACCCCAAAATGGAAGATTATCCTATGCCGAACACCAACGTTACACTGCAGACAGACAATACTGGAGAAAATATTCTGCAGACGAGATAACTACCAGATATGCATACCATTAGACAGTAAAAATCAAGTGGTGTATAAACGATGGAATAACATGCCCGTAACAGGTCGAGACATCGATAACTGCACGCCGAATTAGCTAGCCACGCGTACCATTTGAACTCTAACAGACAAATGCGTCAGAACTGTGGTATTCTTGGAAAACCGGAAATATGTAAGGACCTTGGAATGCGAAGTATACTTCCTCAATTCGTTATATAGTTATTTTCCCACGCTCTCGGACAAAGAGGATAACATTGCTCATATGCGCTCGACCAAAAAATTTGACCTCCATTTGTATTGCTGTCACCTATTGCTAAATATCTTCACGTTAACCACAAAGGATCGCATGATAACACAAGGCTAAAAGTTTTGAATAGAAACTAAAATATTATGAAATAGAAATCAGgtaaacaaataacaaagcaGTTTACTTGTCTGCTTCACAAAATTTGTTCGACAAAATGCTAAAATCGTACTCACTGTTCCAAAAATATGCAAGATCAGAATAAAATCACCCTCTTGACAAATGTTGATGCGGCATTTACAGATACAGAATGCCTCAACTGTGGTAGCGGTGTTCTGTTACAGTATTATCATAAAATAAACCTAAGTATAGACGCGGTTCCTGTAAGAGAGGAAGTGTAATCGACTTTTCGAATAAAGAAATCTAATTACAAACTCAAGTCGGTATGACTTCAACCAAGCGCACAAAGGAATATTTATGAGAAAACGACAATTAGTCATTCACTACCTCAAAAATGAAGCTAACAACGTCCCTGAAACTTACGTAAGTTTACAAAGCAGGTTTTAAGTCAATCCTGAACATTTGATATTTAATAACTGTTGGCTGGCAAAGCAAAGTTTACCGAACTAGTTCCTTAAACGATCGACACCTCAACTCTCTCTACATCACAGTATAATAATACAACCAAAGAAATTTACGTAATAAAATCACACCTCAACCATTTAAACAAGACATCTAAGCCCTAATGGTGAGAAATGTTCATTGCAAAAGGGTTTTTTCTACTCATAAACACTATTGTAGATACCCTACGTAAACGCTACAACTAAATCATACGATACTTTCGACAGAGTTTTCTACTCTCCAAATTTCACCAAAGCCGAAAGCGGCTAACCAGTGTTTTACACAGTAAAAATGGGTATCgagaattttgtttgaaaagctAAACTTAGCTAACATTCTTTTTGTAACCCTGATCAAGCAAAACTTATGTCCCAAAGGACCTTGAAACGAAATCCAAGCTGATCATGACGTTAATTTATGGAAATCTATCGGATTTTTCCCGCGTTTACGCAATATATATGCAAATATATATCCATTCATTCAAAAATACTGCATCAAAAATAGTATTTTAAGACCGCAAAACTATGATCGCTTAGAAAACTGTTACTTTAGGGGAGGAATATTTCCTCTTTCCCTGATGATTTGACAATCAGACGAAATTCGGCATTGAGACAACGAAAATATTTGGCACCTTCTATGCGAAAGATTTGTTTCTACACGATAGAAAACCTACAGGTATAAAATTCGATCGGAAGCTAACTGAAATTTCTACACAGCGAGTAAActtgcaaaaacattttcctttcatattaataTATATCTATAACTTATATACAATCTTTTTCTACGTAATGATATTTGGTAAAAGACGAATGAAAATAGCGATGagtaaacaaaaagttattttcgtttctgcCCAAGAGCATAGAACCTGTCCAAAAGATCCTCGTTTTTCCGTCGTTCTTTCGCAAGTTCTGCCTGCAATCGCATTTCGTCCTTTTTTAGTTTATCGACATAGTCTTTTGCTTTCCTCAAGATCGTAACTTTTGGAGCTCTTTCATTGTCTTTTATATCAGGAACCTCTTCCCTGAGAATGTGAAAGCTTGTCTTGAGATCATTCCTTCGCTTCCGCTCGAGAACATTGTGGGTTGCTCTCTTACTGAGATCACCTTCTTCGTCCGAGGTTGAACTGTTCTGCcgtttaaaatcttttttgttctctttggaAGGGCTTGAAGCAGGGACTACCGCTTTAGGTTTCATCGCAACAGGTTTAATGCGTTTTGCCGGCGGTTCATCTGTAACTTGTGGAAGCCGCTTTCGCTTTGGTTTCTCGATGGTCACTACGTCTATTTCCTCTTCTGTTgccaaacagaaaaaaattaaaaattagcttCGATTAGCAGAAGGCTAAGACATTTGGATTTCGATTGTGTACGATCTGCTCTACTATACAACAAATCGTCAATTATGATTACCAATTACCAGAACAGGAAATTGAAAGCACATTGTGAATGAGACAACTAACCTGAATCGCTCGAATTGTGGGATCCACACAAGTTTTGATGTGATTCGTTTATAGGATAGGGAAATACCGTTGAAGGATCAACACAATCAGAGCTTACATATTCCACTGGCGGAGGAGTAGCACACGGAGTCTCGAAAGGAAGGTCGTCCGTATTCAAAGAAGCGGCGAGGACTTTAACATCTAACGCACTCTCATAGTTGGAGCCGTTCCACATGCAGTCCTGAATGAGTTTGGACTTCAGACTATTAAGAGAAATTTCAACGGTCGCCGAGGGTGCAGGTGAACAACTGTCCTCATCTAAAATATCTGACACTATCTGCAGAGTGTCAGCAACCGAGCAGTACTCATCTTCGTATGAATGAAAACTGACTGGCGTATGTGGAGGTGATCGAGACGGAGAACGAGGTGGTGTCGGTAGTAGTTCAAACTTTTTCCAAATGTCATGAGATGGGACAGGAGAGCTGTAGCCTTCATTTCCATGCTCATCTTTTTCTGAATGAATCAGAAAGTACGACGCATCCGGGTCGTTTTCCAGTGCAAAAGATTTGCACAAGGACTCGACTTGTACAGCCATTCTACAACGAAAGGATCAAAACGGAAATGAGTTCACATTTGAATCACTACGACCACTTCAACAAATGATTAACGACCGAATGTATAAATAATATCTCGTTCAAAAGTGCGCTGACAGCGCAATGTAACCAAATCAAAGTCTCAGGTCGTTAAAAGTAGGAGCTTAAGTCAGCCGATTTCTACTTATTTTCTAATGAGGGAGCCATTTAAATCTACTTTAAAGATCGTCTAATGAATGAATGAACTTGGTACAGAAGACGCACGGCTCCAAATTACGAACACTCAATCGAAAGTTTGTTGGACCACTTTACCTCATGAAATTCTGGGAGACTGCAGTTGTGCAGTTCAAGTGCCTGGAGGATTCCTCTCAAGGTATTCCAACGGCCACTAGTCCGAATTTCTGCGGCTGTGAAAAAGGACGGGGCGTACGCGGAAAGCAAATTTCAATTCTCCTGCGTTCTTTGAAGAATATTTTATCAACAACCAGAACCAATCAGAAAGTGTGACTAATTAACGTTGCCATAACAACGTCATGAACTCCACGTGACTATTCTTCAAGAAGAGAGTTTTACATGCGTAAAATTTCTCTCCAGAATCACTCATTTAAACCGAAAGTATTTGTTCCGCCTTGTGCATTACCGAGCCTGATTTACTGGTATCAAGATAACAGGTTTGGTAAGTGCAGCCAATCTCAATATCAGAGGCCAAAAATATGTCTTGTTTATGTTTTTAACGGGCTTTCAAAAATTCCCCAGAGCCCGTGTACTTTAAACAAAAGCATAGCACTTTCAGAATAATGATACTGATGCTTGCAATTTTTTAAGAACTATTGTCGAGTTAAGTCAGAAAGATATTTCCTAATATTTGCTGATGCTTCCTGATAAAACCACTTtggtttcaataaaaatatatggGAGGATAGCCAGTTCGTGACGCAATCGCATGCAACCCTTAAGCCGTTTTAATTTAAGATTCTTGTGAAAAAACCAGTGTATGAATAAGAACCCAAAGCACACCTGTCGAGACGGCAAggttttatttaagtttttgagTTTGAGGATTAAAATATTGTTATCCAAAGAATAGGctattttttatcatcaaccAGCCGGAAACAACAGTGATTGCACTCAACGATAAGCACTCCTTGGTCAGCTAAAATTAACCAATTCCTTTGGTCTTGATGCATTTTATTCTTGGGGGTAGCGTTTACATGTtgattttatttactatttggtTTAAACAGAATGTTTGTCATTCCAAATTCACTAATTCGATCAATTTATTATGGGGTTCGAACTTAACGATGCATTGGAGCGATACATTAATTACAAGATTTAGCGAATAATCAACAATAGGTGCAAAAGGGATTTACTGCATAACCCTTCCCGCATTACATTACAAGGACCTGGGCAATTTAGCGATGCAATTATCAACTCTCTAACAATATTTACTTGTGAGATTTCGCTGCCTTAGTATTCGAGTATCACCGGAACTACCACCCAAGGACTTTTTTCCCGCGAAAGGagtttgattgattgacaagGTCGTCAGTTCAACTTTGACAATAATAATTTACTCTTGGTGATTCATAGGAAGAAAGCAAGGGGTGACATAGGTCATTTAAGTGATATTCACAAGCCACTAAACATGCAAGTTAGGGAAATTGTGCTAGACGCAAGATGCATGAAGGCATCCAGAATTTGagggtttgaaaatttatcaagtACTATTGCGCAATAACTATGGGTCAACCTTTTGATTGTTAGCGCGTAATGTGAGACCTGTTAGAGGTTTGTTATTCAAAAATGCTTATGTTTCCTAAAACTTGAGACTGCGCTTGACCACCCACGGACCTGTGGGGCGAGATGATAAgctcttgtttttatttacacTTCAATCAATGCTGAGTAAAGGGCAAAAAACCGCGATTAATAGGAACTTTCCTGTTCATTCTATTAACAAACTGTTTAGTTCAAAAAATACTTGTTTGCACTCAACGGCTTAAAGTATTCAGTTAATTGGTCCCTTAGGTTCTTGCGAAATacggaaaaaaatattactcaaGAGAATAAATCAGGTTCAA from Pocillopora verrucosa isolate sample1 chromosome 2, ASM3666991v2, whole genome shotgun sequence includes the following:
- the LOC131790517 gene encoding transcriptional regulator Myc-1-like isoform X1, translating into MRMAVQVESLCKSFALENDPDASYFLIHSEKDEHGNEGYSSPVPSHDIWKKFELLPTPPRSPSRSPPHTPVSFHSYEDEYCSVADTLQIVSDILDEDSCSPAPSATVEISLNSLKSKLIQDCMWNGSNYESALDVKVLAASLNTDDLPFETPCATPPPVEYVSSDCVDPSTVFPYPINESHQNLCGSHNSSDSEEEIDVVTIEKPKRKRLPQVTDEPPAKRIKPVAMKPKAVVPASSPSKENKKDFKRQNSSTSDEEGDLSKRATHNVLERKRRNDLKTSFHILREEVPDIKDNERAPKVTILRKAKDYVDKLKKDEMRLQAELAKERRKNEDLLDRFYALGQKRK
- the LOC131790517 gene encoding transcriptional regulator Myc-1-like isoform X2, whose product is MAVQVESLCKSFALENDPDASYFLIHSEKDEHGNEGYSSPVPSHDIWKKFELLPTPPRSPSRSPPHTPVSFHSYEDEYCSVADTLQIVSDILDEDSCSPAPSATVEISLNSLKSKLIQDCMWNGSNYESALDVKVLAASLNTDDLPFETPCATPPPVEYVSSDCVDPSTVFPYPINESHQNLCGSHNSSDSEEEIDVVTIEKPKRKRLPQVTDEPPAKRIKPVAMKPKAVVPASSPSKENKKDFKRQNSSTSDEEGDLSKRATHNVLERKRRNDLKTSFHILREEVPDIKDNERAPKVTILRKAKDYVDKLKKDEMRLQAELAKERRKNEDLLDRFYALGQKRK